In Triticum aestivum cultivar Chinese Spring chromosome 5B, IWGSC CS RefSeq v2.1, whole genome shotgun sequence, the following proteins share a genomic window:
- the LOC123111262 gene encoding hydroxymethylglutaryl-CoA lyase, mitochondrial has translation MSSLEEPLGLGDLPKLSINRLGSFCQSACRSTADDRSTGNYTPSNSGNNQTLFHSTSRSWHLQGQYTDSSCNGVDMEFRTLPQKVSWDLPRFVKVVEVGPRDGLQNEKNIVPTSVKIELIHKLVASGLSVVEATSFVSPRWVPQLADAKDVLEGIQHAPDVRFPVLTPNLRGFEAAVAAGAKEVAVFASASESFSKSNINCTIEESLARYRDVTSAAKKHGIRIRGYVSCVVGCPVEGVVHPSKVAYVAKELYDMGCAEISLGDTIGVGTPGRVVPMLEAVMAVVPADKLAVHFHDTYGQALANILVSLQMGIGVVDSSVSGLGGCPYAKGATGNVATEDVVYMLHGLGIETNVDLGKLMDAGDYICKHLDRPSGSKTATALCRLTA, from the exons ATGTCGAGCCTAGAGGAACCACTTGGTCTTGGGGACCTGCCAAAGTTGAGTATTAATAGACTTGGAAGCTTCTGCCAAAGTGCTTGCAGATCAACAGCTGATGACCGCAGCACCGGCAA TTACACGCCTAGCAACAGTGGCAACAACCAGACGCTCTTTCACAGCACTTCTCGCTCATGGCATCTGCAAGGCCAGTATACCGACTCGTCCTGCAATGGAGTGGATATGGAGTTTAGAACTCTTCCACAAAAG GTTTCGTGGGATCTCCCAAGGTTTGTGAAGGTGGTTGAGGTTGGACCACGAGATGGTCTGCAGAATGAGAAGAACATTGTACCGACATCAGTAAAGATTGAGCTGATACACAAGTTGGTGGCTTCTGGCCTGTCAGTAGTTGAAGCCACAAGTTTTGTTTCCCCAAGATGGGTGCCGCAG CTAGCTGATGCAAAGGATGTCCTTGAAGGGATCCAGCATGCACCAGATGTGCGGTTTCCTGTGTTAACTCCTAACCTCAGA GGATTTGAGGCTGCTGTTGCAGCTGGCGCAAAAGAAGTGGCGGTTTTcgcatctgcctctgaatccttctCTAAGTCGAACATCAACTGTACCATCGAGGAAAGCCTTGCTCGGTACCGTGATGTTACTTCTGCTGCCAAAAAACATGGAATACGTATCCGCGG GTATGTTTCATGTGTGGTGGGCTGCCCCGTGGAAGGCGTCGTGCATCCATCAAAAGTAGCATATGTTGCCAAGGAGCTTTACGACATGGGTTGCGCGGAGATTTCACTCGGTGACACGATTGGTGTCGGTACGCCAG GCAGGGTAGTTCCTATGCTGGAGGCCGTGATGGCCGTGGTTCCGGCAGACAAGCTGGCCGTTCACTTCCACGATACATACGGCCAGGCCCTTGCCAACATCCTAGTCTCTCTCcag ATGGGGATCGGCGTAGTGGACTCGTCTGTGTCAGGCCTTGGAGGGTGCCCGTACGCCAAGGGCGCCACGGGCAATGTCGCGACGGAGGACGTGGTGTACATGCTCCACGGCCTGGGGATAGAGACCAACGTCGACCTCGGCAAACTCATGGACGCTGGCGACTACATCTGCAAGCACCTCGACCGGCCGTCAGGCTCCAAGACTGCAACCGCTTTGTGCAGGCTAACGGCCTGA